In one window of Bombus vancouverensis nearcticus chromosome 10, iyBomVanc1_principal, whole genome shotgun sequence DNA:
- the LOC117157841 gene encoding odorant receptor 67a-like: protein MNRVAIEKRFLKITKIFAILSGIWPGQNKIKFLLWAMVHITMVSSVIVQVARIIHIGTLEVVLEQSSFIGAIILMIIKHGNYILNAKKLKSLLNDMSEDWATDRLKEEFAIMTTYAYRGTTLAMFYFVNACICTVLFIQMPWTVRLVHMLKPHNTSSPILYTIPAYYFVEDDRKYYYYIQMYLALSVYIVLIVFVGCDTCYMVLVQHACALLTVAGYRFKNAINDLSFNARNPEKGAKEIYKKLRFSIQGHQRAIMFLRDIESAHVTYLFICMGIIVLCVSITMVEIATMDSCWDFYKFIGFLIIQLLHLFCLTMQGQFIINSSDEIYDAIYEAQWYNTNPEMQAFYVLALRRSLTPPRLTAGGLIQLNMQSFSEVMKLCVSYYTVLRTTS from the exons ATGAATAGAGTTGCAATCGAGAAGCGGTTCTTAAAGATAACGAAAATATTCGCGATACTGAGTGGGATTTGGCCAggtcaaaataaaattaagttcCTTTTGTGGGCTATGGTGCATATTACTATGGTATCATCTGTCATCGTACAG gtAGCAAGAATTATACATATAGGCACTTTGGAAGTCGTACTGGAGCAGTCCTCCTTTATAGGCGCGATAATACTCATGATCATAAAACATGGTAACTATATCCTGAACGCAAAGAAG CTTAAATCCCTTTTGAATGACATGTCCGAGGATTGGGCAACCGATCGATTGAAAGAAGAATTTGCCATTATGACGACATACGCATATAGGGGAACCACTCTTGCGATGTTCTACTTTG TAAACGCGTGCATATGCACAGTCCTTTTTATACAAATGCCATGGACAGTGCGCCTAGTGCACATGTTGAAACCACACAATACATCCTCACCAATATTATACACTATACCAGCTTACTATTTTGTCGAGGATGACCGCaaatattattactatattCAAATGTATCTGGCTCTCTCTGTATATATCGTTCTCATTGTGTTTGTCGGTTGTGATACTTGTTACATGGTCCTTGTGCAACATGCGTGCGCATTGCTAACTGTGGCCGG ATATCGCTTCAAAAATGCCATCAATGACCTTTCCTTCAATGCGAGGAATCCCGAAAAGGGGGCAAAGGAGATATATAAAAAACTACGTTTCTCTATACAGGGGCACCAACGGGCAATAAT GTTTCTGCGGGATATCGAGAGCGCGCATGTTACTTACCTTTTTATATGTATGGGTATAATAGTCCTGTGTGTTAGTATTACTATGGTAGAG ATCGCTACAATGGATTCCTGTTGGGATTTTTACAAGTTCATCGGCTTTCTGATTATTCAATTGTTGCATCTGTTCTGTCTAACGATGCAGGGACAGTTCATCATAAATTCGTCCGATGAGATTTACGATGCAAT ATACGAAGCACAATGGTATAATACGAATCCAGAAATGCAAGCATTTTACGTGTTAGCATTACGGCGAAGTCTAACTCCACCCCGTTTAACTGCCGGCGGTTTAATACAATTGAACATGCAAAGTTTTTCAGAA GTGATGAAACTATGCGTTTCGTATTATACAGTGTTGAGAACAACATCGTAA
- the LOC117157823 gene encoding uncharacterized protein LOC117157823, protein MNRATFEKRFLRITKLFGKLSGIWPDQNKVKFSLWAMVHITMASFVFVQVARIVHIGTLKVVIEQSSIIGTGVVMVVKHGNYILNAKKLKSLLNDMSEDWAIDRLKEEVAIMTTYACRGTTLAMFYLVNACICAILFLQLPWTVRLMHMIKPHNTSLPMVYAIPAYYFVEDDRKYYYYIQMYLGLSIYIVVIVFVGCDTCYMVLVQHACGLLTVAGYRFKNAINDFPFNTRNPEKEAKEINKRLRFSIQGHQRAIMFLTKIESAHVIYLLLCMGIIVLCLSITMVQITTMEICLDFYKFVSFLILQFLHLFCLTMQGQFIINSSDMIYNAIYEASWYNANPKTQALYILALRRSLTPRYLTAGGLIELNMQSFSEVIKLCVSYYTVLRST, encoded by the exons ATGAATCGAGCTACATTCGAGAAGCGATTCTTAAGGATAACGAAATTATTCGGGAAACTGAGTGGAATTTGGCCAGATcaaaataaagttaaatttagtTTGTGGGCCATGGTGCATATTACTATGGCATCATTTGTCTTTGTACAG GTGGCAAGAATTGTACATATAGGCACTTTGAAAGTCGTGATAGAGCAGTCGTCTATAATCGGCACAGGAGTTGTCATGGTCGTAAAACATGGTAACTATATTCTGAACGCAAAGAAG CTTAAATCCCTTTTGAATGACATGTCCGAGGATTGGGCAATCGATCGATTGAAAGAAGAAGTTGCCATTATGACGACATACGCATGTAGGGGAACCACTCTTGCGATGTTCTACCTTG TAAACGCGTGCATATGCGCAATCCTTTTCCTACAACTGCCGTGGACAGTGCGCCTAATGCACATGATAAAACCACACAATACATCGCTGCCAATGGTATACGCTATACCAGCTTATTATTTTGTCGAGGATGATCGCAAATATTATTACTACATTCAAATGTATCTGGGCCTCTCTATATATATCGTGGTCATTGTGTTCGTCGGTTGTGATACTTGTTACATGGTTCTTGTGCAACATGCATGCGGATTGTTGACAGTGGCCGG ATATCGCTTCAAAAATGCCATCAATGACTTTCCCTTCAATACGAGGAATCCCGAAAAGGAGGCAAAGGAGATAAATAAAAGGCTACGTTTTTCTATACAGGGGCACCAACGGGCAATAAT GTTTCTGACAAAAATCGAGAGCGCACATGTTATATACCTTCTTCTGTGTATGGGTATAATAGTCTTGTGCCTTAGTATTACGATGGTACAG ATCACTACGATGGAAATATGTCTGGATTTCTATAAGTTTGTCAGCTTTCTGATTCTTCAGTTCTTGCATCTGTTCTGTTTAACGATGCAGGGACAGTTCATCATAAATTCGTCCGATATGATTTACAATGCAAT ATACGAGGCATCATGGTACAATGCAAATCCAAAGACGCAAGCGTTGTATATATTAGCGTTGCGGCGAAGTCTAACTCCACGCTATTTAACTGCTGGTGGTTTAATAGAATTGAACATGCAAAGCTTCTCAGAA GTGATAAAACTATGCGTTTCCTATTACACAGTGTTGAGATCAACATAA
- the LOC117157863 gene encoding uncharacterized protein LOC117157863, with the protein MEKRFLKINRMFGVLTSVWPYQRPFPRLIQRIIALTILFTSLVTQTAYLILFPSIRGIVTSMPYYILVLGTFVKMGNYFINETKLRSMLNHIFTDWATIKSKEENDIMITYSQRGFLLTLSYALHALITGILMISWPLVPPILDILMPLNESRKRIFIYPAHYFVDHEKYYDILAIHMIIVMCMAGFVYCACDANYVYAVQHACGLLAITRYRFRNVSEGVLDHHKNDTKLSKFNYRNVCKSIQAHQHALRYLRLIETNHHTYLFISVGMLIMCICVSLLQVANEKNDSWLVQCIFLFAQLFHTLILTGQGQFVINGLDGVFNSM; encoded by the exons ATGGAGAaaagatttttaaaaatcaaCAGAATGTTTGGAGTGCTAACTAGTGTTTGGCCGTATCAAAGACCTTTCCCAAGATTAATACAAAGAATCATTGCTCTTACGATATTGTTTACTTCTTTAGTTACGCAG ACCGCGTACCTTATACTTTTCCCCAGTATACGTGGAATTGTGACTAGTATGCCTTATTATATACTAGTGCTTGGGACGTTTGTGAAAATGGGTAATTACTTTATAAACGAAACGAAG TTGAGATCAATGCTGAACCACATATTCACAGACTGGGCAACGATAAaatcgaaagaagaaaatgacaTTATGATCACATATTCGCAAAGAGGATTTCTTCTCACGCTAAGCTATGCTT TACACGCTTTGATTACTGGCATATTGATGATTTCGTGGCCCCTTGTACCACCTATTTTAGATATCCTTATGCCGTTAAACGAATCCCGAAAACGCATATTCATATACCCAGCTCATTATTTCGTGGATCACGAAAAATACTACGATATTTTAGCGATACATATGATAATTGTCATGTGCATGGCTGGTTTTGTATATTGCGCATGTGATGCGAATTACGTATACGCAGTGCAGCATGCTTGTGGACTGCTGGCCATCACAAG ATATCGATTCAGAAACGTAAGCGAAGGTGTGTTAGATCACCataaaaatgatacaaaattatcGAAATTCAATTATAGGAACGTGTGTAAATCGATTCAGGCACATCAACATGCTCTAAG ATATCTGAGGCTAATTGAAACCAATCATCACACTTATTTATTCATTTCTGTGGGAATGCTGATAATGTGTATCTGTGTGTCGTTGTTACAG GTGGCAAATGAGAAGAATGACTCATGGCTAGTTCAGTGTATATTTTTGTTTGCTCAATTGTTTCACACGCTTATTCTTACTGGACAAGGACAATTTGTAATAAACGGACTAGACGGTGTTTTTAACTCTATGTGA